A stretch of Castanea sativa cultivar Marrone di Chiusa Pesio chromosome 2, ASM4071231v1 DNA encodes these proteins:
- the LOC142624300 gene encoding uncharacterized protein LOC142624300, whose amino-acid sequence MGRPKLTTIFTSNNHQRLPSSDPTSQNLVGDKSDAPNDGFPSSVFGFLRRLMSGNKIDGGSRTEAEEKVYSWLYALAQSDKYVVFEYVGSTERGLSFTEAERRLKENGPNVPLDHSFPSWWHLLWNAFFHPFNIILIVLSVVAYITSDNPNGCIMLVLVFISVSLRFYQEYSSSKAAMKLSELVRCPVKVQRCAGRVVQTELTVQIDQRDVVAGDIVIFEPGDLFPGDVRLLSSKHLVVSQSSLTGESMTTEKTADIREDQSTPLLELRNICFMGTNVVSGIGTGLVVSTGSKTYMSTMFSAIGKRKPPDDFENGVRRISYVLIAVMLVVVTIIVLTDYFTSHNLSESVIFGISVASALTPQMLPLIVNTSLAKGALSMARDRCIVKSITAIRDMGSMDVLCIDKTGTLTMNRAIMVNHLDSQGLPKEKVLRFAFLNSYFKTDQKYPLDDAILAYVYTNGYRFQPSKWSKIDEIPFDFIRRRVSVILETESYVEDRDHQFLKRFMVTKGALEEVMKVCSFIEHVDSGAISTLSSEDYQRILSMAEEVSNEGLRTIGVAIKRLKLQNSNGSMANDEAFESDMVFLGLVTFFDPPKDSAKQALWLLAEKGVKAKVLTGDSLSLAIRVCKEVGIKTTHVITGPELELLSQESFHETVKQATVLARLTPTQKLRVVQSLQTAGKHVVGFLGDGVNDSLALDAANVGISVDSGVSVAKDFADIILLEKDLNVLVAGVEQGRLTFGNTMKYLKMSVIANVGSVISLLIATLVLQYEPLSPKQLLTQNFLYSVGQIAIPWDKMEEDYVKTPQRWSRKGLPLFILWNGPVCTICDVATLVFLYFYYHATDLEDDKFFHSAWFIEGLLMQTLIIHLIRTEKIPFIQEVASWPVICSTVVISAIGIAILYTPIGEVMGFVYLPLSYFGFLVVLFVGYFSVGQVVKRLYIFVYKRWL is encoded by the exons GCCTGAGCTTCACCGAAGCTGAGAGAAGATTGAAGGAAAATGGCCCAAATGTTCCTCTTGATCATTCTTTTCCAAGCTGGTGGCATCTTCTTTGGAATGCCTTTTTTCATCCTTTTAATATCATTCTTATTGTTTTGTCTGTGGTTGCATACATAACCAGTGACAATCCAAATGGATGCATCATGCTTGTGTTGGTTTTTATTAGTGTCTCCCTGCGATTCTACCAG GAATATAGCAGTTCAAAAGCAGCTATGAAACTTTCAGAATTAGTTAGATGTCCCGTCAAAGTTCAAAGATGTGCAGGAAGAGTTGTTCAGACTGAATTAACTGTTCAAATTGATCAAAGGGATGTTGTTGCTGGTGATATTGTCATTTTTGAACCTGGGGACCTTTTTCCTGGAGATGTGAGGCTGTTATCTTCAAAACACCTTGTTGTAAG TCAGTCCTCACTTACAGGGGAGTCCATGACAACAGAAAAAACGGCTGACATCAGAGAAGATCAGAGCACTCCTTTACTAGAATTAAGGAATATTTGCTTCATG gGAACAAATGTGGTATCAGGTATTGGAACCGGCCTAGTAGTTTCTACTGGATCCAAGACTTACATGAGCACCATGTTTTCAGCCATAGGGAAGAGGAAACCACCGGATGACTTCGAGAATGGTGTCCGCCGCATATCTTATGTGCTTATTGCTGTTATGCTTGTAGTAGTCACAATCATAGTCTTAACTGATTACTTTACATCCCATAATTTGAGCGAAAGTGTTATTTTTGGAATCTCAGTTGCAAGTGCACTGACTCCTCAAATGCTTCCCCTCATTGTTAACACAAGTCTTGCTAAAGGAGCACTTTCCATGGCCAGAGATAGATGTATAGTCAAAAGCATAACTGCTATTCGAGACATGGGATCGAT GGATGTCTTATGCATTGATAAGACAGGTACACTTACCATGAACCGTGCAATCATGGTTAATCATCTTGACAGCCAGGGTTTACCCAAAGAAAAGGTTCTACGGTTTGCGTTCCTTAACTCCTACTTCAAGACTGACCAGAAGTATCCTCTGGATGATGCAATTTTGGCATATGTATATACAAATGGGTACAGGTTCCAGCCATCCAAGTGGAGCAAGATAGATGAGATCCCATTTGATTTCATAAGAAGAAGAGTTTCTGTTATTTTGGAAACAGAGTCATATGTAGAAGATAGAGATCATCAATTCCTCAAACGATTCATGGTAACAAAAGGTGCACTGGAAGAAGTAATGAAAGTTTGTTCTTTCATTGAGCATGTTGACAGTGGTGCAATTTCAACTTTATCCTCAGAAGACTATCAGAGGATTCTAAGTATGGCAGAAGAAGTAAGCAATGAGGGATTAAGGACTATAGGAGTAGCAATAAAGAGGCTGAAACTG CAAAACAGTAATGGAAGCATGGCCAATGATGAGGCTTTTGAATCGGACATGGTGTTCCTCGGCCTTGTAACTTTCTTTGACCCACCTAAGGACTCAGCAAAGCAAGCTTTGTGGCTGTTGGCTGAGAAGGGGGTGAAAGCAAAGGTATTAACAGGTGATTCACTCTCCCTTGCGATAAGGGTTTGCAAGGAAGTAGGCATCAAAACAACCCATGTAATTACTGGACCCGAGCTTGAGCTACTCAGCCAGGAATCCTTCCATGAGACTGTTAAACAAGCAACGGTACTAGCTAGGCTTACTCCAACTCAGAAACTCCGAGTAGTACAGTCATTGCAGACGGCTGGCAAGCATGTTGTTGGGTTTTTAGGAGATGGTGTAAATGACTCCCTGGCATTGGATGCTGCCAATGTAGGTATATCAGTTGACTCAGGAGTATCAGTTGCAAAAGACTTTGCTGACATTATCTTACTAGAGAAAGACCTCAATGTCCTTGTTGCCGGAGTTGAGCAGGGTCGGCTTACTTTTGGGAATACTATGAAGTACTTAAAAATGTCAGTTATTGCCAATGTAGGAAGTGTTATTTCACTCCTAATAGCAACCCTGGTCCTTCAGTATGAGCCTCTGAGTCCAAAACAGCTTCTTACGCAAAACTTTTTGTATAGTGTGGGTCAAATTGCTATCCCGTGGGACAAGATGGAAGAAGATTATGTGAAAACCCCACAAAGATGGTCCAGGAAAGGCTTACCTTTGTTCATATTATGGAACGGGCCCGTGTGTACTATTTGTGATGTAGCCACTCTCGTGTTCCTTTATTTCTATTACCATGCTACCGATCTAGAAGATGACAAATTCTTTCATTCTGCTTGGTTTATCGAAGGGCTTCTTATGCAAACTTTAATTATCCACTTGATCCGGACAGAGAAAATTCCCTTCATTCAGGAGGTTGCCTCATGGCCTGTGATCTGTTCAACGGTTGTGATTTCGGCCATCGGCATTGCAATTCTTTACACACCAATTGGGGAAGTCATGGGATTCGTTTATCTGCCTTTATCATATTTTGGATTTCTGGTTGTTCTTTTTGTAGGATACTTTTCGGTTGGTCAGGTGGTCAAGAGACTCTACATTTTTGTTTACAAAAGATGGCTTTAG
- the LOC142624301 gene encoding putative glucan 1,3-beta-glucosidase A isoform X2, which translates to MELTFSKWVCAFLLCCWLNFSKGYSVEGLRGDSKVKAVNLGGWLVVEGWIKPSLFDGIPNGDMLDGTEVQFKSVTLQKFVSAENGGGMDVTVSRDVASSWESFKLWRVSESEFQFHTSQGQFLTCDGVGCYISATAESPSTSETFFIERNNSRVHIKVKSGAYLQATIGNQLTGDYPGTPGWDDNEATFEMMIVANSLHGDYQLANGYGHNDAKKVLQRHRNTFITTEDFHFLYRHGINTVRIPVGWWIASDPNPPAPFIGGTLEALDNAFSWAQAYNIKCIIDLHAAPGSQNGMEHSASRDGFTGWPSPDYISQTLDVIDFLASRYAKHPALLGIELLNEPSAATVPLDTLVSYYKQGYQIVRKYSSTAHVIICQRIGNADPLELYQANIGSHNIVVDLHFYNLFDPFYVNMSAVDNIQFIYKSREDQLQALNSTNGPLVFIGEWVNEWNVTNGSPTDYQEFGKAQLEVYDSASFGWAYWTLKNDRMHWDFEWNIRNNYLQLGDSPNKKIFNSLMLLGLTCAWFCMHSLL; encoded by the exons ATGGAACTCACTTTTAGCAAATGGGTATGTGCATTTCTACTGTGTTGTTGGCTCAACTTCTCTAAGGGATACTCAG TGGAGGGATTACGTGGGGATTCTAAAGTTAAAGCAGTGAACTTGGGAGGGTGGCTGGTTGTGGAAGGTTGGATTAAGCCGTCACTGTTTGATGGCATTCCCAATGGAGACATGCTT GATGGAACAGAGGTACAATTTAAGTCAGTGACATTGCAGAAGTTTGTGTCTGCAGAGAATGGAGGAGGTATGGATGTTACAGTTAGCAGAGATGTTGCATCTTCGTGGGAAAGCTTTAAG TTATGGAGAGTTTCAGAATCAGAATTTCAGTTTCACACCTCCCAAGGCCAATTTCTAACATGTGATGGAGTAGGTTGCTATATCTCTGCAACTGCAGAATCACCTTCCACGTCAGAAACATTTTTCATTGAAAGGAATAACAGTAGAGTTCACATCAAAGTCAAGAGTGGGGCTTATTTGCAG GCTACAATAGGAAATCAGCTCACCGGAGACTATCCAGGGACGCCGGGATGGGATGATAATGAAGCCACATTTGAGATGATGATTGTAGCAAATAGCTTGCATGGAGATTACCAGCTTGCAAACGGATATGGACACAATGATGCCAAAAAGGTTCTTCAG AGACATAGAAACACTTTTATCACTACCGAAGATTTCCATTTTTTGTATAGACATGGAATAAATACTGTGAGGATCCCAGTTGGCTGGTGGATTGCTTCTGATCCTAATCCTCCTGCTCCATTTATTGGAGGTACTCTGGAAGCCCTGGATAATGCATTCTCATGGGCACA AGCCTATAACATTAAGTGCATAATCGACCTTCATGCAGCTCCTGGCTCCCAAAATGGGATGGAACATAGTGCTAGTCGAGATGGTTTTACAGGCTGGCCTTCTCCAGATTACATCTCTCAAACATTGGATGTTATAGACTTTCTAGCTTCCAG GTATGCAAAACATCCAGCATTACTAGGAATTGAGCTCTTAAATGAACCATCAGCAGCCACAGTTCCATTGGATACTTTAGTTTCATATTACAAACAAGGCTACCAAATTGTTCGAAAGTACTCATCAACGGCTCATGTAATAATTTGCCAAAGAATTGGCAATGCAGATCCCTTGGAACTTTATCAGGCTAACATAGGCTCTCACAACATAGTGGTGGATTTGCATTTCTACAATCTCTTTGACCCTTTCTATGTTAATATGAGCGCTGTGGATAATATACAATTCATATACAAGAGCAGGGAAGACCAATTACAGGCCCTCAATAGCACAAATGGTCCACttgtttttattg GGGAATGGGTGAATGAATGGAATGTGACGAATGGGTCTCCGACAGATTACCAAGAGTTTGGGAAGGCCCAGTTGGAGGTTTATGATTCAGCTTCTTTTGGATGGGCATATTGGACGCTAAAAAATGACAGAATGCACTGGGATTTTGAATGGAACATAAGGAACAATTATCTCCAACTAG GTGATTCACCcaacaagaaaattttcaacaGTTTAAtgttgcttgggttgacatgtGCCTGGTTCTGCATGCATTCTTTATTGTGA
- the LOC142624301 gene encoding putative glucan 1,3-beta-glucosidase A isoform X1: MELTFSKWVCAFLLCCWLNFSKGYSVEGLRGDSKVKAVNLGGWLVVEGWIKPSLFDGIPNGDMLDGTEVQFKSVTLQKFVSAENGGGMDVTVSRDVASSWESFKLWRVSESEFQFHTSQGQFLTCDGVGCYISATAESPSTSETFFIERNNSRVHIKVKSGAYLQATIGNQLTGDYPGTPGWDDNEATFEMMIVANSLHGDYQLANGYGHNDAKKVLQRHRNTFITTEDFHFLYRHGINTVRIPVGWWIASDPNPPAPFIGAPGSQNGMEHSASRDGFTGWPSPDYISQTLDVIDFLASRYAKHPALLGIELLNEPSAATVPLDTLVSYYKQGYQIVRKYSSTAHVIICQRIGNADPLELYQANIGSHNIVVDLHFYNLFDPFYVNMSAVDNIQFIYKSREDQLQALNSTNGPLVFIGEWVNEWNVTNGSPTDYQEFGKAQLEVYDSASFGWAYWTLKNDRMHWDFEWNIRNNYLQLGDSPNKKIFNSLMLLGLTCAWFCMHSLL, translated from the exons ATGGAACTCACTTTTAGCAAATGGGTATGTGCATTTCTACTGTGTTGTTGGCTCAACTTCTCTAAGGGATACTCAG TGGAGGGATTACGTGGGGATTCTAAAGTTAAAGCAGTGAACTTGGGAGGGTGGCTGGTTGTGGAAGGTTGGATTAAGCCGTCACTGTTTGATGGCATTCCCAATGGAGACATGCTT GATGGAACAGAGGTACAATTTAAGTCAGTGACATTGCAGAAGTTTGTGTCTGCAGAGAATGGAGGAGGTATGGATGTTACAGTTAGCAGAGATGTTGCATCTTCGTGGGAAAGCTTTAAG TTATGGAGAGTTTCAGAATCAGAATTTCAGTTTCACACCTCCCAAGGCCAATTTCTAACATGTGATGGAGTAGGTTGCTATATCTCTGCAACTGCAGAATCACCTTCCACGTCAGAAACATTTTTCATTGAAAGGAATAACAGTAGAGTTCACATCAAAGTCAAGAGTGGGGCTTATTTGCAG GCTACAATAGGAAATCAGCTCACCGGAGACTATCCAGGGACGCCGGGATGGGATGATAATGAAGCCACATTTGAGATGATGATTGTAGCAAATAGCTTGCATGGAGATTACCAGCTTGCAAACGGATATGGACACAATGATGCCAAAAAGGTTCTTCAG AGACATAGAAACACTTTTATCACTACCGAAGATTTCCATTTTTTGTATAGACATGGAATAAATACTGTGAGGATCCCAGTTGGCTGGTGGATTGCTTCTGATCCTAATCCTCCTGCTCCATTTATTGGAG CTCCTGGCTCCCAAAATGGGATGGAACATAGTGCTAGTCGAGATGGTTTTACAGGCTGGCCTTCTCCAGATTACATCTCTCAAACATTGGATGTTATAGACTTTCTAGCTTCCAG GTATGCAAAACATCCAGCATTACTAGGAATTGAGCTCTTAAATGAACCATCAGCAGCCACAGTTCCATTGGATACTTTAGTTTCATATTACAAACAAGGCTACCAAATTGTTCGAAAGTACTCATCAACGGCTCATGTAATAATTTGCCAAAGAATTGGCAATGCAGATCCCTTGGAACTTTATCAGGCTAACATAGGCTCTCACAACATAGTGGTGGATTTGCATTTCTACAATCTCTTTGACCCTTTCTATGTTAATATGAGCGCTGTGGATAATATACAATTCATATACAAGAGCAGGGAAGACCAATTACAGGCCCTCAATAGCACAAATGGTCCACttgtttttattg GGGAATGGGTGAATGAATGGAATGTGACGAATGGGTCTCCGACAGATTACCAAGAGTTTGGGAAGGCCCAGTTGGAGGTTTATGATTCAGCTTCTTTTGGATGGGCATATTGGACGCTAAAAAATGACAGAATGCACTGGGATTTTGAATGGAACATAAGGAACAATTATCTCCAACTAG GTGATTCACCcaacaagaaaattttcaacaGTTTAAtgttgcttgggttgacatgtGCCTGGTTCTGCATGCATTCTTTATTGTGA